The following are encoded in a window of Qingrenia yutianensis genomic DNA:
- a CDS encoding S-layer homology domain-containing protein, with amino-acid sequence MKKTVFNFALALALAVNTAVFASGDTEFFSDGKITLSGKAEKNASVTVTVLKEGVTADEFNASDAPETLCLCYREVKANEKGDYTLTFDIGTKSAVYEVYTGETGKGEPEHSVLKYVNETENASALALLSAVFDITDADEKYAEFENVIKNNTASLGINKKLAETADIKKSAEIFFAGVSKDGVNLYESAKGAVDKAMAVSLFNEGKISLTGEFEESFNLPESAEKYLKKDCITDETRALIDEKTKKTSADFASFDKAAAEGIALGVIYSADGAGNVKNCLTDNAELLGIDKTKVTDEFAESIIGKKFDAISKIGIDSFVPDEKPIQGGGSKGSPSKGGVSSSGISGITPPAAEPIDKSSKEFTDLDGFEWAQNAINTLRAEGILNGRSEGIFAPSELVLREEFLKMLLSAVTFEELDGAFDFDDVKSGDWYYGTVKKAYLCKIVNGMSERMFGSGNAVSRQDMAVMCYNALIKKGVITGGDAENAFADADDIAPYAKEAVSYLNSIKIVNGDENGRFNPNGTATRAESAQMIYNIIEFMKNK; translated from the coding sequence ATGAAAAAGACAGTTTTTAATTTTGCGCTTGCGCTTGCACTTGCGGTAAATACCGCCGTTTTTGCGTCGGGCGATACCGAATTTTTCAGCGACGGTAAAATTACACTTTCGGGAAAGGCTGAGAAAAACGCGTCTGTGACGGTGACGGTTTTAAAAGAGGGTGTTACCGCGGACGAGTTTAATGCATCAGACGCGCCCGAAACGCTTTGCCTTTGCTACCGCGAGGTTAAGGCGAATGAAAAAGGAGATTACACGCTTACCTTTGACATCGGCACAAAAAGTGCGGTTTACGAGGTTTATACGGGCGAAACGGGCAAAGGCGAGCCTGAACATTCGGTGTTAAAATATGTAAACGAAACCGAAAATGCGTCGGCGCTGGCGCTCCTTTCGGCGGTGTTTGACATTACAGACGCGGACGAAAAATATGCGGAATTTGAAAACGTTATAAAAAACAACACCGCATCGCTCGGCATAAACAAAAAGCTTGCCGAAACGGCGGATATTAAAAAAAGCGCGGAAATATTTTTCGCGGGCGTTTCAAAAGATGGAGTAAATTTATATGAAAGCGCGAAAGGCGCGGTTGACAAAGCTATGGCGGTGAGTCTTTTCAACGAGGGAAAAATAAGCCTTACAGGCGAATTTGAAGAAAGTTTCAATCTGCCCGAAAGCGCGGAAAAGTATCTTAAAAAAGACTGCATAACCGACGAAACACGCGCGCTGATTGACGAAAAAACCAAAAAGACAAGCGCGGATTTTGCGTCGTTTGACAAAGCCGCGGCGGAGGGCATTGCGCTGGGCGTGATTTATTCGGCGGACGGCGCGGGCAACGTGAAAAACTGTCTTACCGACAATGCGGAGCTTTTGGGAATTGACAAAACCAAGGTTACCGACGAATTTGCCGAGAGCATTATAGGAAAGAAATTCGACGCGATTTCAAAAATCGGCATTGACTCGTTTGTTCCCGACGAAAAGCCGATACAGGGCGGAGGTTCAAAGGGTTCGCCGTCAAAAGGCGGAGTATCAAGCTCGGGCATAAGCGGTATTACACCTCCGGCTGCCGAGCCGATTGACAAATCCTCAAAAGAATTTACCGATTTGGACGGTTTTGAATGGGCGCAGAACGCGATAAACACACTCCGTGCCGAGGGAATTTTAAACGGCAGGTCGGAGGGAATTTTTGCTCCGTCCGAACTTGTTTTGAGAGAGGAATTTTTGAAAATGCTCCTTTCGGCGGTTACGTTCGAGGAGCTTGACGGCGCGTTCGATTTTGACGACGTAAAATCGGGCGACTGGTATTACGGCACCGTTAAAAAGGCTTATCTTTGCAAAATTGTAAACGGTATGTCGGAAAGAATGTTCGGAAGCGGAAACGCGGTATCGCGCCAGGATATGGCTGTGATGTGCTATAACGCGCTTATCAAAAAGGGCGTTATCACTGGCGGTGACGCGGAAAACGCGTTTGCCGACGCAGATGATATTGCGCCGTATGCAAAAGAGGCGGTGTCGTATTTAAACAGCATTAAAATCGTTAACGGCGACGAAAACGGAAGATTTAATCCGAACGGCACGGCAACGCGCGCGGAGTCGGCACAGATGATTTACAACATTATTGAATTTATGAAAAATAAGTAG
- a CDS encoding ABC transporter substrate-binding protein encodes MKKIFRMTCIALGAVIMLSGCGTKTNDKTADGKVKLSVGGWPTKEGPALDSMNNALKRFNEKYGNEIEITPDNWTFTVETFLPKAASGQLPNVYGIYFTELNRIVDAGYAADVTKQMKEYGYADKVNPLIEDMVKRDGKFYVIPAETYAMGLLANMNLLRQAGYVDGDDNPIFPKTYDELTEFAKTIAQKTGKAGFIMPTTGNNGGWHFTIIAWANGVNFMEKKDGKWTATFNTPECVEVLQWIKDMKWKYNALSSNALVDMAEAQKLYATDQGAFYLASKPSDTLISNYGMNKDDIAIGAIPAGKKAHVTLMGGSAKALSANSTEAQKDAAFKWFEYVSTTPFLTDAAKKSMEESIQSKLKENYIVGQKLFSPWSDDAEINVFGRQLRKENMNVKEGHLSQYENFDGITVKPEEPVCCQDLYGVLDSCIQAVLTDQNADCAALIANAAKDFQTNFLDSAE; translated from the coding sequence ATGAAAAAAATATTCAGAATGACCTGTATAGCCCTCGGCGCGGTGATTATGCTTTCGGGCTGCGGAACCAAGACGAACGACAAAACTGCGGACGGCAAGGTTAAACTTTCTGTCGGCGGCTGGCCCACAAAAGAGGGTCCGGCTCTCGATTCTATGAACAACGCTTTAAAACGCTTTAACGAAAAATACGGAAACGAAATTGAAATCACTCCCGACAACTGGACGTTTACTGTGGAAACTTTTCTCCCCAAGGCGGCGTCGGGTCAGCTCCCCAACGTTTACGGCATATATTTCACCGAGCTTAACAGAATTGTTGACGCAGGCTATGCGGCGGACGTTACAAAACAGATGAAAGAATACGGCTATGCCGACAAGGTTAATCCGCTTATTGAGGATATGGTTAAACGCGACGGCAAGTTTTACGTTATCCCTGCCGAAACATACGCTATGGGACTTTTGGCAAATATGAATCTTCTTCGTCAGGCAGGATATGTTGACGGCGACGACAACCCGATTTTCCCGAAAACTTACGACGAGCTTACCGAATTTGCGAAAACAATCGCACAGAAAACCGGCAAGGCAGGCTTTATTATGCCGACAACGGGCAACAACGGCGGATGGCATTTCACCATCATTGCGTGGGCGAACGGCGTAAACTTTATGGAAAAGAAAGACGGCAAATGGACTGCAACATTTAACACTCCCGAATGTGTTGAAGTTTTGCAGTGGATTAAAGATATGAAATGGAAATACAACGCGTTAAGCTCAAACGCACTTGTTGATATGGCAGAGGCGCAGAAACTTTACGCAACCGACCAGGGCGCGTTTTATCTTGCAAGCAAGCCGTCCGACACGCTTATTTCCAACTACGGTATGAACAAAGACGACATTGCAATCGGTGCAATTCCTGCCGGCAAGAAGGCGCACGTTACGCTTATGGGCGGTTCGGCAAAGGCGCTTTCGGCAAACTCCACCGAGGCACAGAAAGACGCGGCATTCAAATGGTTTGAATATGTAAGCACCACGCCGTTCCTTACCGACGCGGCGAAAAAGTCGATGGAGGAGAGCATACAGTCCAAGCTTAAAGAAAACTACATAGTAGGTCAGAAACTTTTCTCCCCGTGGTCGGACGACGCGGAAATCAACGTTTTCGGACGCCAGCTCCGCAAAGAAAATATGAACGTTAAAGAAGGACATCTTTCGCAGTACGAAAACTTTGACGGAATTACCGTTAAACCCGAAGAGCCTGTTTGCTGTCAGGACCTTTACGGCGTGCTTGACTCTTGTATTCAGGCGGTGCTTACCGACCAGAACGCAGACTGTGCGGCACTTATTGCAAACGCGGCGAAAGACTTCCAGACCAACTTTCTTGACAGTGCAGAATGA
- a CDS encoding sugar-binding protein codes for MLIKRIISITSALCLLLSCPVFAENKIVSDVAEATFTDGLAKSGGIAEAVMGSSANITVNDRGGRKGWLLQSASTTGSDININLSDSFAYGNTDGTSYTIEVDYLDADKSVFNIIYDSLESAAKETKCVYLSTSQKWTTATFVIDDAAFINRIKGGYDFTVSVRSKSIRFSSGNVIIGGVRVYKHKAKNPVRVTKVKTSELGNIFGNGQEKKFDVTFENYSEVQKDFDVTYRAYDASRAVIWQSEDKVSLGAKEQKTLSVTAEAEKYGVYDFDVSLSGDGFSYSDSYPFSYINNTLDGSKNDLFGYNVHFTWDGYDAREGIDVIQKSNAGFVRNSLQWHEIDVASAPKFTYVFPKKYQNIIDVLNGSGIGLELLLTYGNTKYEGTHTQTIPTKDEAIKGFAGYTEFLIQELLKQNVYIHSYEIWNEPNIPSFNKANATAEQYGKFALEVAKAIRKYDQKGSVGIMSITNMKASTTFDYFETVMKTPGIADYADAITVHPYSHEALPEVSRLEETQKYKDIYTKYADGREPTVNYSELGYYSFSSKAPTTLRQATVNVREYIAYNAKGLTGAFAFYDFARDGSNDAHAESNFGHVETSIPDAAKVNYAARENFIVDANMNKVLMNAKIHKIISEDNGTFAYIFKRPADNGLAMPVWTNNGETKVFSFKSSAPSLKLIDIFGNEETIYGKDGVYSLMINDLVQYIEGDIADVEICENPVGFAENSFSVSEGSLLSVVPKNVKISGLTCEIETPKNFEVINKTGALDENAKFKFRLPSENGIVTSAKLHVYDGEKQAFVYEFPIETKEAIEASVTASPSAGSVTRWDLSINIKNNSIGSPISGKIKITEPKEIAGSVGEVKFDTIPENSLGSVRFTTGRIPQLAVYPIKYTVYLDSGARYDFSQKVDFTVARYTKTKPKIDAVLENGEWDTATYLYSDSLEQVYLSAGYVWNGVNDLSAKTIISYDEDNLYLYLDVTDDIHSASDKDSTIWKNDSVQFGITFAQREHDVFVGGTFTEISFSDTPDGAIVWRHASEGNAFPTGKVESAEVAFRREGTHSYYEVSVPWKEITANSIDFDTLSKIGFSMLVNDNDGQGRKGWIEYGSGIGKSKDTSLFTFLNVLK; via the coding sequence ATGCTTATAAAAAGAATTATTTCGATAACTTCGGCGTTGTGCCTTTTGCTTTCGTGCCCGGTTTTTGCCGAAAATAAAATAGTGTCCGACGTTGCCGAGGCGACCTTCACCGACGGTCTTGCCAAAAGCGGAGGTATTGCCGAGGCGGTGATGGGTTCGTCAGCCAATATAACGGTCAACGACCGCGGAGGACGGAAAGGCTGGCTTTTGCAGTCGGCGTCAACAACGGGTTCGGACATAAACATAAATTTGAGTGACAGCTTTGCATACGGCAACACCGACGGCACAAGCTACACCATTGAGGTTGATTATCTCGATGCGGATAAGTCGGTTTTCAACATTATATACGATTCGCTTGAAAGCGCAGCCAAAGAAACGAAATGCGTGTATCTTTCCACGAGCCAGAAATGGACGACGGCGACTTTTGTCATTGACGACGCGGCGTTTATAAACCGCATAAAGGGCGGATACGATTTTACCGTTTCGGTGCGCTCCAAAAGCATAAGATTTTCGTCGGGCAACGTTATAATCGGCGGTGTGAGAGTTTATAAGCACAAGGCGAAAAATCCCGTGCGCGTGACAAAGGTTAAAACAAGCGAACTCGGAAACATATTCGGAAACGGTCAGGAGAAAAAGTTTGACGTTACTTTTGAAAACTATTCCGAGGTGCAGAAAGATTTTGACGTAACGTACAGAGCATACGACGCGTCAAGGGCGGTTATTTGGCAGAGCGAAGATAAAGTGTCGCTCGGCGCAAAGGAGCAAAAAACGCTTTCGGTTACCGCCGAGGCGGAAAAATACGGTGTTTACGACTTTGATGTGAGCCTTTCGGGCGACGGATTTTCGTACAGCGACAGTTACCCGTTTTCTTACATAAACAACACTCTCGACGGCTCGAAAAACGATTTGTTCGGTTACAACGTGCATTTTACCTGGGACGGCTACGACGCGCGGGAGGGTATTGACGTTATTCAGAAATCCAACGCGGGATTTGTGCGAAACTCGCTCCAGTGGCATGAAATAGACGTTGCGAGCGCACCCAAGTTTACATACGTTTTCCCGAAAAAATATCAGAACATTATTGACGTGTTAAACGGTTCGGGCATTGGTCTTGAACTTCTTCTGACATACGGAAACACAAAATATGAGGGCACGCACACACAGACAATCCCCACAAAAGATGAGGCGATTAAAGGCTTTGCCGGCTACACCGAATTTTTAATTCAGGAGCTTTTAAAACAGAATGTGTATATCCATTCTTACGAAATATGGAACGAGCCGAACATACCTTCGTTCAACAAAGCCAACGCAACCGCCGAGCAATACGGCAAATTTGCGCTGGAGGTTGCAAAAGCTATAAGAAAATACGACCAAAAGGGCAGTGTCGGCATTATGAGTATCACCAATATGAAGGCGTCGACAACGTTTGACTACTTTGAAACGGTTATGAAAACTCCCGGCATTGCGGACTATGCCGACGCGATAACGGTTCACCCGTATTCGCACGAAGCGCTCCCCGAGGTGAGCAGGCTTGAAGAAACGCAGAAGTATAAGGATATTTATACAAAATATGCAGACGGCAGAGAGCCGACGGTAAACTATTCCGAGCTTGGCTATTATTCGTTCAGCTCCAAGGCGCCGACAACGCTTAGACAGGCGACTGTCAACGTTAGAGAATACATTGCCTACAACGCGAAAGGTCTTACCGGTGCATTTGCGTTTTACGATTTCGCGCGCGACGGCTCGAACGACGCTCACGCGGAGTCGAATTTCGGTCACGTGGAAACGTCAATTCCCGACGCGGCAAAGGTAAACTACGCGGCGAGAGAGAATTTTATCGTGGACGCAAATATGAACAAAGTTTTGATGAACGCGAAAATTCACAAGATAATCAGCGAGGACAACGGCACATTTGCCTACATCTTCAAACGTCCGGCGGATAACGGTCTGGCAATGCCCGTTTGGACTAACAACGGCGAAACAAAGGTATTTTCGTTTAAATCAAGCGCGCCGTCGCTTAAACTCATTGACATTTTCGGAAACGAAGAAACAATTTACGGCAAGGACGGCGTTTATTCGCTGATGATAAACGATTTGGTTCAGTATATCGAGGGCGATATTGCGGACGTTGAAATTTGCGAAAACCCTGTCGGATTTGCGGAAAATTCGTTTTCGGTGTCGGAGGGAAGCTTGCTTTCGGTTGTTCCGAAAAATGTAAAAATAAGCGGACTTACCTGTGAAATTGAAACACCGAAAAATTTTGAAGTTATAAACAAAACGGGCGCTTTGGACGAAAATGCAAAATTCAAATTCAGGCTCCCGAGCGAAAACGGCATTGTCACAAGCGCGAAACTTCACGTTTACGACGGCGAAAAACAAGCGTTTGTATATGAATTTCCCATTGAAACGAAAGAGGCAATCGAGGCAAGCGTTACCGCGTCGCCGTCGGCAGGAAGCGTTACACGGTGGGATTTGAGCATAAATATCAAAAATAACTCGATAGGCTCGCCGATAAGCGGAAAAATTAAAATTACCGAGCCGAAAGAAATTGCCGGCAGTGTGGGCGAAGTGAAATTTGACACAATCCCCGAAAACAGCCTCGGCAGTGTGAGATTTACAACAGGACGTATTCCGCAGCTTGCGGTTTATCCCATAAAATATACGGTTTATCTTGACTCCGGCGCGCGGTACGATTTTTCGCAGAAGGTGGATTTCACCGTCGCGCGGTATACCAAAACAAAACCGAAAATCGACGCGGTTTTGGAAAACGGCGAGTGGGACACGGCGACATATCTTTATTCCGATTCGCTTGAACAGGTTTATCTTTCGGCTGGATATGTGTGGAACGGCGTAAACGATTTGAGCGCAAAAACGATTATTTCGTACGACGAAGATAATTTGTATTTGTATCTTGATGTTACCGACGACATACACTCGGCAAGCGACAAAGACTCAACGATTTGGAAAAACGACTCGGTGCAGTTCGGCATAACGTTTGCACAAAGAGAGCACGACGTGTTTGTGGGCGGAACATTTACCGAAATTTCGTTTTCGGATACTCCCGACGGTGCGATAGTTTGGCGTCACGCGTCGGAGGGCAACGCTTTCCCGACGGGAAAAGTTGAGAGCGCCGAGGTTGCGTTCAGGCGCGAGGGCACGCACTCATATTATGAGGTGAGTGTACCGTGGAAAGAAATTACCGCAAACAGCATAGATTTTGACACCCTTTCAAAAATCGGCTTTTCAATGCTTGTTAACGACAACGACGGTCAGGGCAGAAAAGGCTGGATTGAGTACGGCAGCGGTATCGGAAAATCTAAAGACACATCTTTGTTTACATTCCTTAATGTATTAAAATAA
- a CDS encoding carbohydrate ABC transporter permease, with the protein MKAFDNKTTGIIGALEIKKTRCKVLYWCIVATLIFISLISIVPSVWVLLSGFKSVKEIYQIPPDIFPKEIRLSKLVEVWKLLKLGNSYIVSTVICIGEVIFGVIFPALGGYVISRLRPRGSKLVMSLLLWTMMMPASIRTVPLFMVFNDLPIIHVSLIGTYFPFWLAAGANIFTTLLFKNNFDAISISLIEAARIDGCSDFKTFKDILLPLSAPIIMVTVIRIVVSSWSNFLWPMLIIKDENYMPVTVKLYRMKTQYQLDQYMLALIFGMLPPVVMYIIFQKYILGGQNVGGVKE; encoded by the coding sequence ATGAAAGCATTTGACAACAAAACAACAGGAATTATCGGCGCTCTTGAAATTAAGAAAACGCGCTGCAAGGTGCTTTACTGGTGCATTGTGGCAACGCTTATATTTATTTCGCTCATAAGCATTGTTCCGTCGGTATGGGTGCTTTTGTCGGGTTTTAAGTCGGTAAAGGAAATTTACCAAATCCCGCCCGATATTTTCCCCAAAGAAATACGTCTTTCAAAACTTGTTGAAGTGTGGAAACTGTTAAAACTCGGCAACAGCTACATCGTGTCGACGGTTATCTGCATAGGCGAGGTGATATTCGGCGTAATCTTCCCGGCGCTCGGCGGATATGTTATATCGCGTCTGCGTCCGAGAGGTTCAAAACTTGTTATGAGCCTGCTTTTGTGGACTATGATGATGCCGGCTTCAATAAGAACTGTTCCGCTTTTTATGGTTTTCAACGATTTGCCCATTATTCACGTCAGCCTTATAGGAACATATTTCCCGTTCTGGCTTGCGGCAGGCGCAAACATTTTTACAACACTTCTTTTTAAAAACAATTTTGACGCGATTTCAATTTCGCTTATCGAGGCGGCGCGAATTGACGGGTGCAGTGATTTTAAAACGTTTAAAGACATTCTTCTTCCGCTTTCCGCGCCAATCATAATGGTAACGGTAATAAGAATTGTTGTAAGCTCGTGGAGCAACTTTTTGTGGCCGATGCTCATTATCAAGGACGAAAACTATATGCCCGTGACGGTTAAATTATACAGAATGAAAACGCAGTATCAGCTTGACCAGTATATGCTCGCGCTTATCTTCGGTATGCTTCCGCCCGTGGTGATGTATATTATCTTCCAGAAATACATTCTCGGCGGACAGAATGTCGGCGGTGTCAAAGAATAA
- a CDS encoding carbohydrate ABC transporter permease — MKIGKKEKTGAIKKNRLFAGKEAEAWLLIAPLLFLVVLLVWYPQIMSFFWSMCDMQGYTPTAFVGLKNYKNVLTNTMFVKILINTLKYVFWSLVIGYISPLVVALMLNETVHFKSGFKTLIYFPHVLPGVAVSLMWYLMYFPDEGGMLNMILSFFGMGPLEWLQNEALTIPLIIIAITWKGMPGSMLMYYATLQGVNRDLYEAATIDGAGIFRRLWSITIPQISGTMLLMLINQIISIFQIMEQPMAMTGGGPNNASISLVYWSYKQGFENFRVGPAMAIGNIVFVILIIMTIFYFKLNRKIEANN; from the coding sequence GTGAAAATCGGCAAAAAAGAAAAAACGGGTGCAATAAAGAAAAACAGACTTTTTGCAGGAAAAGAGGCGGAGGCGTGGCTCCTTATAGCGCCTCTCCTTTTCCTTGTGGTACTTCTTGTATGGTATCCGCAGATTATGAGTTTTTTCTGGTCAATGTGCGATATGCAGGGCTACACCCCGACTGCATTCGTCGGACTTAAAAACTACAAAAACGTGCTTACGAACACGATGTTTGTAAAAATTCTTATAAACACTTTAAAATACGTTTTTTGGTCGCTTGTAATCGGCTACATATCACCGCTTGTTGTGGCGCTTATGCTCAACGAAACGGTGCATTTTAAATCGGGATTTAAAACGCTTATTTATTTTCCGCACGTTCTTCCCGGCGTTGCGGTATCCCTTATGTGGTATCTTATGTACTTCCCCGACGAGGGCGGTATGCTCAATATGATTTTGTCGTTCTTCGGTATGGGACCGCTTGAATGGCTCCAGAACGAGGCGCTCACCATTCCGCTTATCATCATTGCGATAACCTGGAAGGGTATGCCCGGAAGTATGCTTATGTATTACGCAACTTTGCAGGGCGTAAACCGCGACCTTTACGAGGCGGCAACCATTGACGGCGCAGGTATTTTCAGACGTTTGTGGTCGATAACAATTCCGCAGATTTCGGGAACTATGCTCCTTATGCTGATAAACCAGATTATAAGCATATTCCAGATAATGGAACAGCCTATGGCTATGACGGGCGGAGGACCGAACAATGCGTCCATTTCGCTGGTTTACTGGTCGTACAAACAGGGTTTTGAAAACTTCAGAGTCGGCCCTGCTATGGCAATCGGAAACATTGTTTTTGTTATACTTATTATTATGACGATTTTCTATTTCAAGCTTAACAGGAAAATCGAAGCCAACAATTAA
- a CDS encoding Ig-like domain-containing protein: MKKILCTLLLITLLSSLFPAVGFAADGDILNRDFEDGSVSGINKSATVSIVDGKAGDGGKCLSFGNANDVARFMFSADKSVSVSSGTLCVEFDLKEGFGGIGMGVFTSSDTNYGNYSKAPFSSGTRNSTPARGLKAYTTAEGQHPAGNAGSKTYIKGYRASGATSDMAITANKWQHVLLEIDFDNACTYLTLDDVKSEAVTGFTYLSDIVGIGFKWAPSGISADAPDDLKEALIDNIRVYMAPPKVSKVEIIKTNGKENADLTKVSPKTNTIRAAFSEAMNAQSVSDAVSLYDVTNAQNVDLSLSDTSEDGKIFNFAVDGLAENTDYKVMVGACESESGLFTEEYEVQFSTTDLISAERISYYSNDFEDSEVGGKPKNVFGQTDTTQNFAVVKEENGNKYMVTATRSRFLFNESVTSGVIVVDADISIIKSGTVGFGIVYTASPSAYSKWPIGFNASGKAMYYDATGSNPPSILQGHTFDLMKENSTEQMTLAQEKWQNLKIYLDTDYNKITVEIDGVRSAETKEIPFISGKNGIGGIAFYTSNLADTSLDNVNVYRAENGVYKTEILDSDGNILTGEKISPSAQSIKVTFSEKITSEPEILLECNGADENFTKTWDGLGRCVTLTPEKGYFESASSYALKVNAGYTDIFDRICETDYEYLFETDEGGMNILGLFLKKDGVKIKSASEISSGNAVTVSADYVLTRPEKKIENAVLAVVFEKDGKLTHIAKQTVNLDKTGGNSAKFDVTVPAECEFDTANVYLWDLASRTVVNSFASYIK, translated from the coding sequence TTGAAAAAGATACTCTGCACATTACTTTTAATTACGCTTTTATCAAGCCTTTTTCCTGCCGTCGGTTTTGCGGCGGACGGCGACATTTTAAACAGGGATTTTGAGGACGGAAGCGTTTCGGGAATTAACAAATCCGCGACCGTTTCCATTGTCGACGGCAAAGCCGGGGACGGGGGAAAATGCCTGTCCTTCGGCAATGCCAACGACGTTGCAAGATTTATGTTTTCCGCCGACAAATCGGTTTCCGTTTCAAGCGGTACGCTTTGCGTTGAGTTTGATTTAAAAGAGGGATTCGGCGGTATCGGTATGGGAGTTTTTACGTCCTCCGACACAAACTACGGCAACTACAGCAAGGCGCCGTTCAGCTCGGGTACGAGAAATTCAACTCCGGCGCGCGGACTTAAGGCATACACCACGGCGGAAGGTCAGCACCCTGCCGGAAACGCAGGCAGTAAGACGTACATTAAAGGCTACCGTGCAAGCGGTGCGACGTCGGATATGGCTATAACCGCGAACAAGTGGCAGCACGTTTTGCTTGAGATTGATTTTGACAACGCGTGCACATATCTTACTCTTGATGATGTGAAATCAGAGGCAGTGACGGGATTTACATATTTATCCGATATTGTCGGAATTGGCTTTAAATGGGCGCCGTCGGGCATTTCTGCCGACGCGCCGGACGATTTGAAAGAGGCGCTTATTGACAATATCCGCGTTTATATGGCTCCCCCGAAGGTTTCAAAAGTAGAAATTATCAAAACAAACGGCAAAGAAAACGCCGATTTGACTAAAGTTTCGCCCAAGACAAACACAATCAGAGCTGCGTTTTCGGAGGCGATGAACGCACAGAGCGTGTCGGACGCGGTGTCACTTTACGACGTTACAAACGCACAGAATGTTGATTTAAGCTTATCCGATACGTCGGAGGACGGCAAGATTTTTAACTTTGCCGTAGACGGACTTGCAGAAAACACCGACTACAAAGTTATGGTCGGCGCGTGCGAGTCGGAGAGCGGACTGTTTACCGAGGAATACGAAGTGCAGTTTTCCACTACCGATTTAATAAGCGCGGAAAGAATTTCGTATTACAGCAACGATTTTGAGGACAGCGAAGTTGGAGGCAAACCGAAAAACGTTTTCGGACAAACGGACACTACACAGAATTTTGCCGTTGTGAAAGAGGAAAACGGCAACAAATATATGGTTACTGCGACAAGGTCGCGTTTTCTGTTTAACGAAAGCGTGACAAGCGGTGTGATTGTGGTTGACGCCGATATAAGCATTATAAAATCGGGCACGGTCGGCTTCGGTATTGTTTACACCGCGTCGCCGTCGGCATATTCAAAATGGCCTATCGGTTTTAACGCGTCGGGCAAGGCAATGTATTACGACGCGACAGGTTCAAATCCTCCGAGCATTTTGCAGGGTCACACGTTTGACCTTATGAAAGAAAATTCAACCGAACAGATGACGCTTGCACAGGAAAAATGGCAGAATTTGAAAATTTATCTTGACACCGACTACAACAAAATCACGGTTGAAATTGACGGCGTAAGATCGGCTGAAACAAAGGAAATTCCGTTTATTTCGGGCAAAAACGGTATCGGCGGTATTGCGTTTTACACCTCGAATTTGGCGGACACATCACTTGACAATGTTAACGTTTACCGCGCGGAAAACGGCGTTTACAAAACCGAGATTTTAGATTCGGACGGAAATATTCTGACCGGTGAAAAAATTTCGCCGAGCGCGCAGAGCATTAAAGTTACGTTCTCGGAAAAAATCACGTCCGAGCCTGAGATTTTGCTTGAATGCAACGGCGCAGACGAGAATTTCACAAAAACGTGGGACGGTTTGGGAAGATGCGTGACGCTTACTCCCGAAAAGGGATATTTTGAGAGCGCGTCAAGCTATGCGCTTAAGGTTAACGCAGGATATACCGACATTTTTGACAGAATTTGCGAAACAGACTATGAATATTTGTTTGAAACCGACGAGGGCGGTATGAATATTTTGGGACTGTTCCTCAAAAAAGACGGCGTTAAAATCAAGAGCGCAAGTGAAATTTCATCCGGCAATGCGGTGACCGTTTCGGCGGATTACGTGCTTACCCGTCCCGAAAAGAAGATTGAAAACGCGGTGCTTGCGGTTGTTTTTGAAAAAGACGGAAAACTTACGCACATTGCAAAACAGACGGTTAATCTTGACAAAACGGGCGGAAACAGCGCGAAGTTTGACGTTACTGTTCCGGCAGAATGTGAATTTGACACGGCGAACGTTTATCTTTGGGATTTAGCGTCGCGCACGGTTGTAAATTCGTTTGCAAGCTATATAAAATAG